A single region of the Plasmodium reichenowi strain SY57 chromosome Unknown, whole genome shotgun sequence genome encodes:
- a CDS encoding exported protein (PHISTa), protein MRNNEKYNIFSMYNADENQKGKVHYISFKYLCLCLYIIGFYCLLLCKSLGNCSFGIANISNVYERNLSEVEEYNYWPQRKSYLKYKKEDVNKIKSNLNKRKYNEQIIEKYENIINKNLCNIHMEYKNSSYKKNMDYKNMSKNLTEKELRDGLNSLEGCPSKEDLRIIWAHILGVVKGGLDDVLNMLKGSIQKYLDNDIYVGKYDRGKNIYLYERMWDECYSRFYETIVTEELKYSKKFFSLINGKNTLDDILNFIYSFLEYIEILKNELHGKYQKELSEKISKISNKKK, encoded by the exons ATGAGGAATAAcgaaaaatataatatattttccatGTATAATGCTGATGAGAATCAAAAGGGAAAAGTACATTATATCTCATTTAAATATCTGTGTTTGTGTTTATACATAATTGGATTTTATTGTTTGCTTCTATGT aAATCATTAGGAAACTGCAGCTTTGGAATTGCTAATATTAGCAATGTATATGAACGCAATTTAAGTGAGGTAgaagaatataattattgGCCACAAAGGAAAagttatttaaaatataaaaaggaagatgtaaataaaataaaaagtaatttaaataagagaaaatataatgaacaAATCATAGAGAAATATGAAAACATTATTAATAAGAATCTTTGTAATATTCATAtggaatataaaaatagtagttataaaaaaaatatggattataaaaacatgTCAAAGAATTTAACAGAAAAGGAATTGCGTGATGGTTTAAATTCATTAGAAGGTTGTCCATCAAAAGAAGATCTTAGAATTATATGGGCTCATATACTTGGTGTTGTAAAGGGAGGATTGGATGATGTATTGAATATGTTAAAGGGATcaatacaaaaatatttagaTAATGATATTTATGTTGGTAAGTATGATCGTggtaaaaatatatatttatatgagCGTATGTGGGATGAATGTTATTCGAGATTTTATGAAACAATAGTAACTGAAGAGCTAAAATACAGTAAAAAATTTTTCAGTTTAATTAATGGTAAAAATACACTTGATGacatattaaattttatttattcgTTCCTAGaatatattgaaatattaaaaaatgaattacATGGAAAATATCAAAAAGAACTCTCAGAAAAAATTTCAAAAATCTcgaataaaaaaaaataa